A genomic segment from Geitlerinema sp. PCC 7407 encodes:
- a CDS encoding GH3 auxin-responsive promoter family protein encodes MGFVLSALSLLLAPAAARFGRSLDRPAAAQARLQRRLVAQVTASDYGRAHGVRQVADWERLPVVTYDDLRPWLAQQRAEGRSLLTREPVLFYERTSGSSGPAKEIPYTRSLRRAFNHLFCVWAFDLLRHGPRFSSGKFYFCISPKLQEADPDPQGLQDDSEYLDPWLRWLLRPFWVLPEAAHRPQSVAQFKRQLAIALLAEERLEILSLWSPSFLSAQLDYIQAHQHELRRALAGTLSPERDRLLAAPEIAWNRLWPHLRLISCWDSATAADSAEGLRRLFPGALVQGKGLLATEAPMTVPLIAAQGCVPLVDTVLFEFEDEAGKIWQIQEIQPGIVYELIISQSGGLYRYRMGDRVRVTHVYRSTPCLEFLGRSRDTSDLVGEKLTVAFVAQVLADLDLAPARFACLAPVLTPRPHYALLLDLAPDSEAIAQRLEAALGRSPQYRHARLLGQLGPVAVAAAADMAERLSVARAQNSTRWGDVKHSALLTQPFGTLEGLLLGTNLSPNPDETVQTCVQTSGKDPS; translated from the coding sequence ATGGGTTTTGTGCTTTCAGCGTTGAGTTTGCTTTTGGCCCCGGCGGCGGCTCGCTTTGGGCGATCGCTCGATCGGCCTGCGGCTGCCCAGGCTCGCCTACAGCGACGTCTAGTGGCCCAGGTGACCGCTAGCGACTATGGCCGAGCCCACGGCGTGCGGCAGGTCGCTGACTGGGAGCGCCTGCCGGTGGTCACCTACGACGATCTGCGTCCCTGGCTCGCGCAGCAGCGCGCCGAAGGGCGATCGCTCCTGACTCGCGAACCGGTGCTGTTTTATGAGCGGACCTCGGGCAGCAGCGGCCCCGCCAAAGAAATTCCCTACACGCGATCGCTGCGCCGCGCCTTCAATCACCTGTTTTGCGTGTGGGCCTTTGACTTGCTGCGCCACGGCCCCCGCTTCAGCTCCGGCAAGTTTTACTTTTGCATTTCTCCAAAGCTGCAAGAAGCCGATCCCGATCCCCAGGGGCTCCAGGACGATTCGGAATACCTCGACCCGTGGCTGCGCTGGCTGCTGCGTCCTTTTTGGGTGCTGCCGGAGGCGGCCCACCGGCCCCAGTCCGTCGCCCAGTTCAAGCGGCAACTGGCGATCGCCCTTTTGGCGGAGGAGCGTCTGGAGATCCTGTCTTTGTGGAGTCCCAGCTTCCTGAGCGCCCAGCTGGACTATATCCAGGCCCATCAGCACGAGCTGCGCCGCGCCCTCGCCGGGACGCTCTCCCCAGAGCGCGATCGCCTGCTGGCTGCGCCAGAGATTGCCTGGAACCGCCTGTGGCCTCACCTGCGGCTGATTTCCTGCTGGGACAGCGCCACAGCGGCGGACTCGGCAGAGGGTCTGCGGCGGCTGTTTCCCGGGGCGCTGGTCCAGGGAAAGGGCCTGCTAGCCACCGAAGCACCCATGACGGTGCCGCTGATCGCGGCTCAGGGCTGCGTGCCGCTTGTCGACACTGTCCTGTTTGAATTTGAGGATGAAGCGGGAAAAATCTGGCAAATCCAGGAGATTCAGCCAGGAATAGTCTATGAACTCATTATTTCTCAATCGGGCGGGCTGTATCGCTACCGAATGGGCGATCGCGTGCGGGTGACGCACGTTTACCGATCGACGCCCTGTTTAGAATTTTTGGGGCGATCGCGCGATACCAGCGACCTGGTCGGCGAAAAGTTGACCGTGGCCTTTGTCGCGCAGGTGCTGGCAGATCTAGATCTGGCTCCGGCCCGCTTTGCCTGCCTCGCGCCGGTCCTGACGCCCCGGCCCCACTACGCGCTGCTGCTGGATTTGGCCCCGGATTCAGAGGCGATCGCCCAGCGACTAGAGGCCGCTCTGGGGCGATCGCCCCAGTACCGCCACGCCCGCCTGCTGGGTCAGCTCGGCCCCGTCGCCGTAGCGGCCGCCGCCGACATGGCCGAGCGCCTCAGCGTCGCCCGCGCCCAGAACAGCACCCGCTGGGGCGATGTAAAGCATTCAGCCTTGCTTACCCAGCCTTTCGGAACTCTGGAGGGCCTACTTTTGGGCACCAATCTCTCCCCAAACCCCGATGAAACCGTCCAGACCTGTGTGCAAACCTCGGGTAAAGATCCCAGTTAG
- a CDS encoding efflux RND transporter permease subunit: protein MFVEFFIKRPVFTTVCALIILLIGIVSIPALPVAQYPDISPKQVTVTTNYGGADAQTVENAVTTILEQEINGVEGLRYITSSSSNDGTSAITVTFDSSRDQDIAAVDVQNRVSIAEPRLPEEVIRSGVSVSKQSSSLLLGFGLYTDNNEYDDIFLSNYADLYLVNALKRVEGVGNVQIFGERTYAMRIWLNPDQLASRNLTAQDVVNALREQNIQVGAGRIGQPPVPDDQRYQVDLRAVSRLRNVSEFEDIVVTTGDNGALVKLSDVGRAELGAENYGSFLRFRGKPAVGLGINQIPGSNAIDVARAVKAEMATLAEDFPPGMKYDIGFDTTDYVEQSLSEVILTLIQSVLLVVLIIFIFLQDWRTTIIPAVTIPISLVGTFAFIKIFDFSINSLTLFGLTLATGMVVDDAIVVVEDIATKIQERGLKPRQAAIVAMQELTGAVIATSLVLMAVFIPVAFFPGTTGALYRQFALTIAFSIAISTFIALTLTPTLSGLLLRANVQVGGWLGQIFGVFNRFLDWVRNRYRQILGFLTQVKYLVLAGFAGLLALTFWLYQTVPSAFLPEEDQGYVIVLIQGPEGVSISYTSDVMRQVEEIMLGLPEVNATFAVGGFGFSGSTANSGVVFTTLKPWSERKDPSQSAPAIIGRIQGQLLSIPEARVFPVNPPAIQGLGSFGGFQFQLQDQRGNLDLDMLVQYMGQMLGAANQHPDLRAVFSTYSASTPQLLVEVNRDKAKALDVNINDIFATLQTYLGSQYVNDFNLDRRTYRVYVQADAQFRTNPDTIDQLYVRSQRDQMIPLGNLVTVTPATGAQTINHYNLFRSIEISGSPAPGASSGDAIRAMESVAAKVLPTGVGYEWSGTSLEEIESGGQAPLIFGLGLVFVFLVLAAQYESYIDPTIIMLSVPLAIMGALAAQMLRGFANDVYCQIGLVMLIGLASKNAILIVEFANQLREEGLSITSAALEASQQRLRPILMTAISTLVGIFPLVIATGAGAGSRQSLGTAVFGGMFIATFLSLFLVPILYIVIKTLTEPTRPQGPRHTEDDGAQPKLESESSSRSY from the coding sequence ATGTTTGTTGAATTTTTCATTAAGCGACCGGTTTTCACCACCGTCTGTGCGCTGATCATCCTGCTCATTGGCATTGTCAGCATTCCTGCGCTGCCAGTCGCTCAGTATCCTGACATCAGCCCCAAGCAGGTCACAGTCACCACCAACTATGGGGGAGCAGACGCCCAAACCGTCGAAAACGCTGTCACCACCATCCTGGAGCAGGAAATCAACGGGGTGGAAGGGCTGCGCTACATCACGTCGAGCAGCAGCAACGACGGCACCAGCGCTATCACCGTCACCTTTGACTCCAGCCGAGACCAAGACATCGCTGCGGTCGATGTCCAAAACCGAGTCTCGATCGCCGAGCCTCGACTCCCCGAAGAGGTGATTCGGAGCGGCGTGTCGGTCAGTAAGCAGTCCAGCAGCCTTTTGCTGGGCTTTGGTCTGTACACCGACAACAACGAGTACGACGACATTTTCCTCAGCAACTACGCCGATCTCTACTTGGTGAATGCCCTCAAGCGGGTCGAGGGGGTTGGTAATGTGCAGATCTTTGGGGAACGGACCTACGCGATGCGGATCTGGCTGAACCCCGATCAGCTCGCTAGCCGCAATCTCACGGCCCAGGACGTGGTCAACGCCCTGCGAGAACAAAACATCCAGGTAGGAGCAGGCCGCATCGGTCAGCCGCCGGTCCCCGATGATCAGCGCTATCAGGTGGACCTGCGGGCTGTGAGCCGTCTGCGGAACGTGTCAGAGTTCGAGGATATCGTGGTGACCACCGGCGACAATGGCGCGCTGGTGAAGCTAAGCGATGTGGGTCGAGCTGAGCTAGGGGCCGAAAACTACGGTTCTTTCCTGCGCTTCCGCGGCAAACCGGCGGTGGGCCTGGGCATCAACCAGATTCCAGGCAGCAACGCCATTGATGTGGCGCGGGCGGTGAAAGCGGAGATGGCCACGCTGGCCGAAGATTTTCCGCCAGGAATGAAGTACGACATTGGTTTTGACACCACGGACTATGTGGAGCAGTCGCTGAGTGAGGTTATTTTGACCTTGATTCAGTCGGTGCTGCTGGTGGTCCTGATTATTTTCATTTTCTTGCAGGACTGGCGAACCACGATTATTCCGGCGGTGACAATCCCGATATCGCTGGTCGGTACCTTTGCCTTTATCAAGATCTTTGATTTCTCGATCAACAGCCTGACCCTGTTTGGTCTGACCTTGGCCACGGGGATGGTGGTGGATGACGCCATCGTGGTGGTGGAGGACATCGCGACCAAGATCCAGGAGCGGGGGCTCAAGCCACGCCAGGCGGCGATCGTTGCCATGCAGGAGCTGACGGGAGCGGTCATTGCGACTTCGCTGGTGCTGATGGCGGTGTTTATCCCGGTTGCCTTTTTCCCAGGCACGACGGGGGCACTCTATCGCCAGTTTGCTTTGACCATTGCCTTTTCGATCGCGATCTCGACTTTTATTGCACTGACGCTGACGCCAACGCTGTCGGGCCTGCTTTTGCGCGCCAATGTTCAGGTGGGCGGCTGGCTCGGGCAAATTTTTGGGGTCTTCAATCGTTTCCTAGACTGGGTTCGCAATCGCTATCGCCAGATCCTAGGTTTCTTGACCCAGGTCAAGTACTTGGTGCTGGCGGGATTTGCGGGGCTGTTGGCTCTCACGTTCTGGCTTTACCAAACGGTGCCCTCGGCCTTTCTGCCGGAGGAGGACCAGGGCTATGTGATTGTCCTCATCCAAGGGCCGGAAGGGGTTTCCATCAGCTACACCAGCGATGTGATGCGCCAGGTCGAGGAGATCATGCTGGGACTGCCGGAGGTGAATGCCACCTTTGCGGTGGGGGGGTTTGGCTTTAGTGGCAGCACGGCCAATAGCGGCGTGGTCTTTACGACGCTGAAGCCCTGGTCTGAGCGGAAAGATCCGTCTCAGTCGGCCCCGGCAATCATTGGCCGAATTCAGGGGCAGCTTTTGTCGATTCCTGAGGCGCGAGTTTTCCCGGTGAATCCACCGGCAATTCAGGGCTTGGGAAGTTTTGGCGGTTTCCAGTTCCAGCTTCAGGATCAGCGAGGAAATCTCGACCTGGATATGCTGGTGCAGTACATGGGTCAGATGCTGGGGGCTGCCAATCAGCATCCGGATCTGCGGGCGGTATTTAGCACCTATTCGGCCAGTACGCCTCAGCTGCTGGTGGAGGTAAACCGGGATAAGGCGAAGGCGCTGGATGTCAACATTAATGATATTTTCGCGACGCTGCAAACTTACCTCGGTTCGCAGTACGTGAATGATTTCAACCTGGATCGGCGGACCTATCGGGTCTATGTCCAGGCTGACGCCCAGTTCCGCACGAATCCGGACACGATCGATCAGCTCTATGTGCGATCGCAGCGAGACCAGATGATCCCTCTGGGAAATTTGGTGACGGTTACTCCTGCCACCGGTGCCCAAACGATCAATCACTACAACCTTTTCCGCTCTATCGAAATCAGCGGTAGTCCTGCTCCGGGGGCTAGCTCTGGGGACGCCATCCGCGCGATGGAGTCGGTAGCGGCTAAGGTCTTACCGACTGGCGTGGGCTACGAGTGGTCGGGGACTTCGCTAGAAGAGATCGAGTCTGGCGGTCAGGCACCCCTGATCTTCGGCCTGGGTCTGGTGTTTGTGTTCTTGGTGCTGGCAGCTCAGTACGAGAGCTACATTGACCCGACGATCATTATGCTGTCGGTGCCGCTGGCGATCATGGGCGCTCTGGCAGCCCAGATGCTGCGGGGATTTGCCAATGATGTGTACTGCCAGATTGGTCTGGTGATGCTGATCGGCTTGGCGAGCAAGAACGCAATTTTGATTGTGGAGTTTGCTAACCAGCTGCGAGAAGAGGGACTCTCGATCACCAGCGCGGCTCTCGAAGCGTCCCAACAGCGTCTGCGGCCGATTCTGATGACGGCAATTTCGACACTGGTGGGCATTTTCCCGCTGGTGATCGCGACGGGAGCTGGTGCCGGTAGCCGCCAGTCGCTGGGAACGGCGGTCTTTGGCGGGATGTTTATTGCAACGTTTCTCAGTCTCTTTTTGGTGCCGATTTTGTACATTGTGATCAAGACGCTGACGGAGCCAACGCGTCCTCAAGGCCCGCGCCATACTGAAGACGATGGGGCGCAGCCAAAGCTAGAGAGCGAGAGTTCTTCTCGAAGCTATTAG
- a CDS encoding serine/threonine-protein kinase, whose protein sequence is MLHSCLGDRYDLERLLGEAPGRLTFLACDRAADRAVVVKLLRFGQGTRWEDLQRCEREAQTLAALEHPAIPKLLDHFEVQRADFRGFAWVQDYVTGASLRACLAAGERFSPSEVMQLARQVLEILDYLHGRSPPVIHRDIKPANLLIQRDSGAIARVFLVDFGGVQVLGGGQTRTVVGSYGYMPLEQFGGRSVPASDLYALGATLIEVLTGVHPADLPQVDFRLDFGQGVPLALGWRTWLERMTAPQASDRFLSAREALAALDRLDAGQTLGDALALPSGRVGLRETGRSRALTLRPAPPKVWLGVGVPFVLAWDILLASIVPTAIAQSPLHQAILAGFFLPFALAGGAMTLGLLLLVLGHLHLEVTPDQLIWEYRLGGWACFRRRWRRQELEAVEWRSPGVETREGVPVQVPATVILCTPRQRHPLTTGLNLSGDEARWLAETLGQSLQIPLRSLTSEP, encoded by the coding sequence ATGCTCCATAGCTGTTTAGGCGATCGCTACGACCTTGAGCGCCTGCTAGGTGAGGCTCCCGGCCGCTTGACCTTTTTGGCCTGCGATCGCGCAGCGGATCGCGCGGTGGTGGTCAAGCTGCTGCGCTTTGGTCAGGGGACGCGCTGGGAAGACCTCCAGCGGTGCGAGCGGGAGGCCCAAACCCTGGCGGCCCTGGAGCATCCGGCGATTCCAAAACTGCTGGATCACTTCGAGGTCCAGCGAGCTGATTTTCGCGGCTTTGCCTGGGTCCAGGACTACGTGACCGGCGCGTCGCTGCGGGCCTGCCTGGCGGCGGGGGAGCGTTTTTCGCCGTCAGAGGTGATGCAGCTGGCGCGCCAGGTCCTGGAAATTTTGGACTATCTCCACGGGCGATCGCCGCCGGTCATTCACCGCGATATCAAGCCTGCGAATCTCTTGATTCAGCGGGACTCCGGCGCGATCGCCCGGGTGTTCTTGGTGGACTTTGGCGGGGTGCAGGTGCTCGGCGGCGGCCAGACCCGCACGGTGGTGGGCAGCTACGGCTACATGCCCCTGGAGCAGTTTGGCGGGCGATCGGTGCCAGCCTCGGATCTCTACGCCCTGGGGGCGACGCTGATCGAGGTGCTGACGGGGGTGCATCCAGCGGATCTGCCTCAGGTGGACTTTCGGCTGGACTTTGGGCAGGGAGTCCCGCTGGCCCTTGGCTGGCGGACCTGGCTGGAGCGTATGACAGCGCCCCAGGCCAGCGATCGCTTTTTGAGCGCTCGGGAGGCTCTGGCGGCCCTCGATCGCCTGGACGCGGGGCAAACTCTGGGGGACGCGCTGGCCCTGCCCAGTGGGCGAGTGGGCCTCCGGGAAACCGGGCGATCGCGCGCGCTCACCCTCCGCCCCGCTCCTCCCAAGGTCTGGCTGGGGGTCGGGGTGCCCTTTGTGCTGGCCTGGGACATTCTGCTGGCGTCCATTGTGCCGACGGCGATCGCCCAGTCGCCCCTGCACCAGGCGATTTTGGCGGGGTTTTTCCTGCCCTTTGCCCTGGCGGGCGGCGCTATGACCCTGGGCTTGCTGCTGCTCGTCTTGGGGCACCTGCACCTCGAAGTCACCCCCGACCAGCTGATCTGGGAATACCGCCTGGGCGGCTGGGCCTGCTTTCGGCGGCGGTGGCGGCGGCAGGAGCTCGAGGCGGTGGAGTGGCGATCGCCGGGAGTCGAAACCCGTGAAGGGGTCCCGGTCCAGGTGCCCGCCACCGTGATCCTGTGCACCCCACGTCAGCGCCACCCCCTGACCACTGGCCTAAATTTGTCGGGCGATGAGGCGCGCTGGCTCGCCGAAACCCTCGGCCAGAGCCTCCAGATCCCGCTGCGATCGCTGACATCTGAACCCTAG
- a CDS encoding sodium:proton antiporter, producing MALESIASEAAIQTNLERFLLVLSVSLSVATLPQIFGWMRQIPYTLLLVIVGAGLAFVDVRLVNLSPELILSIFLPPLLFEAAWNLKWSNLKRDLVPIGLYAVFGVVISVLGIAFGLQQFTSLSLEIALLVGASLSATDPVSVIALFRELGVGDRPKTLLEGESLFNDGVAVVAFGLLVAIPLGLGQFELRATVLEFLVVVGVGIGVGSLIGFGLSYLTQRFDLPLVEQSLTLVAAYGTYLITEELGGSGVIGVVTVGLVLGNFGSRIGMNPRTRVIVSEFWEFLAFFVNSIVFLLIGDQINFESLAKNLDSIAVSVVAMLVTRAIAIYGLGALSNALAGSRISLPEQTALWWGGLRGSVSIALALSVPAALSGREEIIATVFGVVLFTLLIQGLTTKPFLKVLGLLGNQPLKQEYLEAIARQVALKRVLERLEEIHKRPLVEPEFYRYQVALVQGQLTDIEQDLKKLTQEHPELRDFAIEQIQEELLAVEAETYAEFVKAGQLNKELVPSLPSVLGETSSEH from the coding sequence ATGGCCCTAGAGAGCATTGCATCTGAGGCAGCCATCCAGACAAACCTAGAGCGCTTTCTGCTCGTCCTGTCTGTCTCCCTGAGTGTTGCCACCCTGCCCCAGATCTTCGGCTGGATGCGCCAGATTCCTTATACGCTGCTCCTCGTGATTGTGGGCGCGGGTCTGGCCTTTGTAGATGTGCGGCTGGTGAATTTATCCCCAGAATTGATTCTCTCCATCTTTTTGCCGCCGCTGCTCTTTGAAGCCGCCTGGAACCTCAAATGGTCTAACCTCAAACGGGATCTGGTTCCCATCGGGCTCTACGCCGTTTTTGGGGTTGTGATCTCGGTGCTGGGGATCGCCTTTGGGCTGCAGCAGTTTACGTCGTTGTCCCTGGAGATCGCGCTGCTGGTCGGTGCGAGTCTGTCCGCCACCGATCCCGTTTCGGTCATTGCCCTCTTTCGAGAATTAGGGGTAGGCGATCGCCCTAAAACCCTTCTGGAAGGCGAGAGCCTGTTTAACGATGGGGTAGCCGTTGTCGCCTTTGGGCTGCTGGTCGCGATTCCCCTGGGTCTCGGGCAGTTTGAGCTGCGGGCAACGGTGCTGGAATTTCTAGTGGTGGTGGGCGTTGGGATTGGCGTTGGCAGTCTGATTGGTTTTGGATTGTCCTATCTCACCCAGCGCTTTGACCTGCCCCTGGTGGAGCAGTCGCTGACCTTGGTGGCGGCCTACGGCACCTACCTGATCACTGAGGAACTGGGCGGTTCTGGGGTGATCGGCGTGGTGACGGTCGGGCTCGTCCTGGGGAATTTCGGCTCGCGCATCGGCATGAATCCCCGAACGCGGGTGATTGTCAGCGAATTTTGGGAATTTCTTGCCTTTTTCGTCAACTCCATTGTCTTTTTGCTGATTGGTGACCAAATTAACTTCGAGAGCCTGGCTAAGAATCTCGACTCCATCGCGGTGAGCGTGGTGGCGATGCTGGTGACGCGGGCGATCGCCATCTACGGCCTCGGCGCCCTCAGCAATGCCCTGGCCGGCTCTCGCATCAGTCTCCCCGAGCAGACGGCGCTTTGGTGGGGCGGGCTGCGGGGCTCGGTGTCCATTGCCCTGGCCCTCAGCGTACCGGCTGCTCTGTCGGGCCGCGAAGAAATCATTGCGACAGTCTTCGGCGTGGTGCTGTTTACCCTGCTGATCCAGGGATTGACCACCAAGCCTTTTCTCAAGGTCTTGGGCCTCCTGGGCAACCAGCCGCTGAAACAGGAGTATCTGGAGGCGATCGCCCGCCAAGTCGCCCTCAAGCGAGTCCTGGAGCGCCTCGAAGAAATTCACAAGCGACCGCTCGTAGAACCGGAGTTTTATCGCTATCAGGTGGCGCTGGTTCAGGGGCAGCTAACCGACATTGAGCAAGATCTCAAAAAGCTCACCCAGGAGCATCCCGAACTGCGCGATTTTGCCATCGAGCAGATCCAGGAAGAACTCCTGGCCGTTGAGGCAGAAACCTACGCCGAATTCGTCAAAGCAGGCCAGCTCAATAAAGAACTGGTGCCGTCTCTGCCCAGTGTGCTGGGCGAAACGTCCTCGGAGCATTAG
- a CDS encoding YqaA family protein codes for MLRRAYNWVTGWSESRYGGLALFVLSFAESSFFPIPPDVLLIALCVGQPKRSFYFAAICGVASVLGGIFGYGIGAFAFETIGQPILNAYDPNQAVFNQIQNLYDTWGFWGVLTAAITPIPYKVFTIASGVFSFNFGQFVLASVIGRNFRFFLVSGLIFWGGDRLKDWIEKYFDWVAWGFLVVLVLGFLVLKVL; via the coding sequence ATGCTGCGACGGGCCTATAACTGGGTAACGGGTTGGAGTGAATCGCGCTACGGCGGCCTTGCACTGTTTGTTTTGTCCTTTGCAGAGTCTTCGTTTTTCCCGATCCCTCCGGACGTTTTGCTGATCGCGCTCTGCGTCGGCCAGCCCAAGCGCTCGTTCTACTTCGCGGCCATTTGTGGCGTTGCCTCTGTCCTCGGCGGCATCTTCGGCTACGGCATTGGGGCCTTTGCCTTCGAGACGATCGGTCAGCCGATTCTCAACGCCTACGACCCCAACCAAGCAGTCTTTAATCAAATCCAAAATCTCTACGATACCTGGGGCTTTTGGGGAGTGCTGACAGCGGCAATCACGCCCATTCCCTACAAAGTTTTTACGATTGCGTCAGGGGTCTTTAGCTTCAACTTTGGACAGTTTGTCCTAGCCTCTGTGATTGGCCGAAACTTCCGCTTTTTCCTTGTGAGTGGACTGATCTTTTGGGGGGGCGATCGCCTCAAGGACTGGATCGAAAAGTATTTCGACTGGGTTGCTTGGGGTTTCCTGGTGGTTCTCGTCCTCGGCTTCTTGGTCCTCAAAGTCCTCTAG
- a CDS encoding ATP-binding protein, translated as MNIPQFNILLVEDSPGDARLLHEILHGVLGLEQICHVECLEEAIAACGRFSFDVVLLDLSLPDSDGLETLIDLQAAGVRSPVIILTGLEDEQMALASLKLGAQDYLFKGRIDRCLLIKSMRYAVERARIAEQLRQSEEGYRQLVDLCPDAILIATDEQIVFGNSAAVGLLQASSPEDLIGQSILTYVYPEDRAIARRWMEQVSQQGRPAVQIEQRWVIAGDTVINVETTAAPFVYHNQAAQQIVIRDISQRKRLEEGMLLALQHERDLNDLKSNFVSMVSHEFRNPLATIRTFVELFEGYYQDLSEERRSQYFRLIKTEIAHMLHLLDEVLILGQTESGGLRYEPEFVLLGDLCQELVESLKLRVDTTHQVVFQSDDFSAPVEMDAVLLRHILSNLLSNAVKYSPENSKIFFRVFHQERSVIFQVKDQGIGIPPQDYQHLFETFYRASNVGKIQGTGLGLAIVKKCVDLHGGLIQIDSEVGRGTTVTVMLPWREAIAPMPHENSPRE; from the coding sequence ATGAACATCCCTCAGTTCAACATTTTACTGGTCGAAGATAGCCCTGGCGATGCCCGGCTTCTGCACGAGATTCTCCATGGCGTACTGGGGCTTGAGCAGATCTGTCATGTGGAGTGCTTGGAGGAGGCGATCGCCGCCTGCGGCCGGTTCTCTTTCGATGTTGTCCTGCTGGATCTCTCGCTGCCGGACTCCGATGGCCTCGAGACCCTGATAGACCTTCAGGCGGCAGGCGTGCGATCGCCGGTCATCATCCTGACGGGGCTTGAAGATGAGCAAATGGCCCTCGCCTCTCTCAAGCTCGGTGCCCAGGACTATTTGTTCAAGGGGCGCATCGATCGCTGTCTGCTGATCAAGTCGATGCGCTATGCCGTTGAGCGTGCCCGCATTGCTGAGCAGCTCCGTCAAAGCGAAGAGGGCTACCGCCAGCTCGTAGATCTCTGCCCAGACGCGATTTTGATCGCAACCGATGAGCAGATCGTCTTTGGCAACAGCGCAGCAGTGGGACTTCTCCAGGCTTCTTCCCCAGAAGACCTCATCGGGCAGTCCATCCTAACCTACGTCTATCCAGAGGATCGGGCGATCGCACGGCGGTGGATGGAGCAGGTGAGCCAGCAAGGTCGTCCAGCTGTCCAAATCGAGCAGCGCTGGGTGATCGCCGGAGACACCGTGATCAACGTGGAGACAACCGCAGCCCCCTTCGTCTATCACAACCAAGCCGCGCAGCAAATTGTGATTCGCGATATCTCCCAGCGCAAACGCCTAGAGGAAGGAATGCTCTTGGCGCTTCAGCATGAGCGAGATCTCAACGATCTCAAATCTAATTTTGTCTCCATGGTCTCCCATGAATTTCGCAATCCTCTAGCGACGATTCGCACCTTTGTGGAGCTCTTTGAGGGATACTATCAAGACCTTTCTGAGGAGCGACGTAGCCAATATTTTCGCCTGATTAAAACAGAGATCGCCCACATGCTCCACCTGCTAGATGAGGTGCTGATCTTGGGACAGACAGAGTCTGGCGGACTCCGCTATGAACCGGAATTTGTGCTTTTAGGCGATCTGTGTCAGGAACTGGTAGAGTCTCTGAAACTGAGAGTAGATACGACGCATCAGGTTGTTTTTCAGTCGGATGACTTCTCTGCACCTGTCGAAATGGATGCAGTATTGTTGCGCCACATTTTAAGTAATCTGCTCTCCAATGCGGTCAAGTATTCACCAGAAAATAGCAAGATCTTTTTTCGAGTCTTCCATCAAGAAAGAAGCGTAATTTTTCAGGTGAAAGATCAAGGCATTGGCATTCCTCCTCAGGACTATCAACACCTTTTTGAAACCTTTTATCGGGCCAGCAATGTTGGCAAGATCCAGGGCACTGGTCTAGGCCTTGCGATCGTCAAGAAGTGTGTTGATCTGCACGGCGGCCTTATCCAGATAGATAGCGAAGTCGGTCGTGGGACAACGGTGACGGTGATGCTGCCGTGGCGAGAGGCGATCGCCCCGATGCCCCACGAAAACAGCCCTCGCGAATAG